A DNA window from Trichosurus vulpecula isolate mTriVul1 chromosome 2, mTriVul1.pri, whole genome shotgun sequence contains the following coding sequences:
- the WASF2 gene encoding wiskott-Aldrich syndrome protein family member 2 isoform X2, with the protein MPLVTRNIEPRHLCRQTLPSVTSELECKTNITLANVIRQLGSLSKFAEDIFGELFTQANTFAFRMSSLAERVDRLQVKVTQLDPKEEEVSLQGINTRKAFKSSTTQDQKLFDRASLPVPVLETYNTCNAPPPLNNLSSYRDDGKEALKFYTDPSYFFDLWKEKMLQDTKDIMKEKRKHRKEKKDNPNRGNVNPRKIKTRKEEWEKLKMGQEFVESKEKLGPSGYPSNLVYQNGSIGSVESVDTSGYPPPPQSDSNSPPSPSFPDDSLPPPPVEFSYPVDNQRGSGSAGPKRSSLVSPSHPPPAPPLGSPPGLRPGFAPPAPPPPPPMTRVSPPPPPVGFVSPGTPPPPSPPSFPPHPDFAAPPPPPPPPAADYPCLPPPPIAQPAGGAPPPPPPPPPPGPPPLSFSGSDGQPAPPPPPLADGSTSKPKSSLPPVNDARSDLLSAIRQGFQLRKVEEQQEQEKRDVVGNDVATILARRIAVEYSDSEDDSSEFDEDEWFD; encoded by the exons ATGCCGTTAGTAACGAGGAACATCGAGCCAAGGCACCTGTGCCGTCAGACGTTGCCTAGCGTTACAAGCGAGCTGGAATGCAAGACCAACATCACCCTGGCAAATGTCATTCGACAGCTGGGCAGCCTGA GTAAATTTGCAGAGGACATTTTTGGAGAGCTCTTTACTCAGGCAAATACCTTTGCCTTCCGGATGAGCTCTCTAGCTGAGAGGGTTGACCGCCTACAAGTTAAAGTCACTCAGCTGGATCccaaggaggaagaag TGTCACTGCAAGGGATTAACACCCGAAAGGCCTTCAAAAGCTCCACCACTCAGGACCAGAAGCTTTTTGACCGGGCCTCGCTCCCGGTGCCCGTCCTGGAAACGTATAACACTTGTAATGCTCCTCCACCCCTCAACAATCTGTCCTCGTACAG AGATGATGGCAAAGAAGCCCTTAAATTCTACACAGACCCTTCGTACTTCTTTGATCTTTGGAAGGAGAAGATGCTGCAGGACACCAAGGACAtcatgaaagagaagaggaaacacagg aaagaaaagaaagataatcctaATAGAGGAAATGTCAACCCGAGGAAAATTAAAACCCGTAAGGAGGAATGGGAGAAACTGAAGATGGGACAGGAATTTGTGGAGTCCAAAGAAAAACTGGGACCTTCTGG GTATCCATCTAACCTGGTGTACCAGAATGGCAGCATCGGCTCTGTAGAGAGTGTCGATACGAGTggctacccacccccaccccagtcagaCTCcaactctcctccctctccctccttccctgatgACAGCCTGCCACCGCCACCAGTGGAGTTCAG CTACCCAGTAGACAATCAGAGAGGGTCTGGTTCAGCTGGACCTAAGAGATCCAGTCTTGTCAGTCCAAGCCACCCACCACCAGCTCCACCTCTTGGCTCCCCACCTGGCCTCAGACCAGGCTTTGCTCCTCctgctcccccacctccaccaccaatGACTAGAGTCTCACCACCGCCGCCACCTGTTGGATTTGTATCTCCAGGGACTCCaccacctccttctcctccatctttccctcctcaccctgATTttgctgcccctcctcccccacctccacccccagccGCTGACTACCCTTGTCTTCCGCCTCCTCCTATAGCTCAGCCGGCTGGTGGcgcacccccacccccgcctcctcctcctccccctggaCCTCCACCCCTTTCTTTCAGCGGCAGCGACGGTCAGCCGGccccaccaccgccaccacttGCCGACGGCTCTACATCCAAACCCAAGTCATCATTGCCTCCTGTGAATGATGCCCGCAGTGACTTACTTTCAGCCATTCGTCAAG GCTTCCAGCTTCGTAAGGTGGAGGAGCAGCAAGAGCAGGAGAAACGAGATGTGGTGGGCAATGACGTGGCCACCATCCTGGCCCGACGAATTGCAGTCGAGTACAGCGATTCTGAGGATGACTCCTCAGAATTTGATGAGGACGAATGGTTCGACTAA
- the WASF2 gene encoding wiskott-Aldrich syndrome protein family member 2 isoform X1, which translates to MPLVTRNIEPRHLCRQTLPSVTSELECKTNITLANVIRQLGSLSKFAEDIFGELFTQANTFAFRMSSLAERVDRLQVKVTQLDPKEEEVSLQGINTRKAFKSSTTQDQKLFDRASLPVPVLETYNTCNAPPPLNNLSSYRDDGKEALKFYTDPSYFFDLWKEKMLQDTKDIMKEKRKHRKEKKDNPNRGNVNPRKIKTRKEEWEKLKMGQEFVESKEKLGPSGMSHPGCQRAEPPDTRYPSNLVYQNGSIGSVESVDTSGYPPPPQSDSNSPPSPSFPDDSLPPPPVEFSYPVDNQRGSGSAGPKRSSLVSPSHPPPAPPLGSPPGLRPGFAPPAPPPPPPMTRVSPPPPPVGFVSPGTPPPPSPPSFPPHPDFAAPPPPPPPPAADYPCLPPPPIAQPAGGAPPPPPPPPPPGPPPLSFSGSDGQPAPPPPPLADGSTSKPKSSLPPVNDARSDLLSAIRQGFQLRKVEEQQEQEKRDVVGNDVATILARRIAVEYSDSEDDSSEFDEDEWFD; encoded by the exons ATGCCGTTAGTAACGAGGAACATCGAGCCAAGGCACCTGTGCCGTCAGACGTTGCCTAGCGTTACAAGCGAGCTGGAATGCAAGACCAACATCACCCTGGCAAATGTCATTCGACAGCTGGGCAGCCTGA GTAAATTTGCAGAGGACATTTTTGGAGAGCTCTTTACTCAGGCAAATACCTTTGCCTTCCGGATGAGCTCTCTAGCTGAGAGGGTTGACCGCCTACAAGTTAAAGTCACTCAGCTGGATCccaaggaggaagaag TGTCACTGCAAGGGATTAACACCCGAAAGGCCTTCAAAAGCTCCACCACTCAGGACCAGAAGCTTTTTGACCGGGCCTCGCTCCCGGTGCCCGTCCTGGAAACGTATAACACTTGTAATGCTCCTCCACCCCTCAACAATCTGTCCTCGTACAG AGATGATGGCAAAGAAGCCCTTAAATTCTACACAGACCCTTCGTACTTCTTTGATCTTTGGAAGGAGAAGATGCTGCAGGACACCAAGGACAtcatgaaagagaagaggaaacacagg aaagaaaagaaagataatcctaATAGAGGAAATGTCAACCCGAGGAAAATTAAAACCCGTAAGGAGGAATGGGAGAAACTGAAGATGGGACAGGAATTTGTGGAGTCCAAAGAAAAACTGGGACCTTCTGG CATGTCACACCCTGGCTGTCAGAGAGCCGAACCACCTGATACCAG GTATCCATCTAACCTGGTGTACCAGAATGGCAGCATCGGCTCTGTAGAGAGTGTCGATACGAGTggctacccacccccaccccagtcagaCTCcaactctcctccctctccctccttccctgatgACAGCCTGCCACCGCCACCAGTGGAGTTCAG CTACCCAGTAGACAATCAGAGAGGGTCTGGTTCAGCTGGACCTAAGAGATCCAGTCTTGTCAGTCCAAGCCACCCACCACCAGCTCCACCTCTTGGCTCCCCACCTGGCCTCAGACCAGGCTTTGCTCCTCctgctcccccacctccaccaccaatGACTAGAGTCTCACCACCGCCGCCACCTGTTGGATTTGTATCTCCAGGGACTCCaccacctccttctcctccatctttccctcctcaccctgATTttgctgcccctcctcccccacctccacccccagccGCTGACTACCCTTGTCTTCCGCCTCCTCCTATAGCTCAGCCGGCTGGTGGcgcacccccacccccgcctcctcctcctccccctggaCCTCCACCCCTTTCTTTCAGCGGCAGCGACGGTCAGCCGGccccaccaccgccaccacttGCCGACGGCTCTACATCCAAACCCAAGTCATCATTGCCTCCTGTGAATGATGCCCGCAGTGACTTACTTTCAGCCATTCGTCAAG GCTTCCAGCTTCGTAAGGTGGAGGAGCAGCAAGAGCAGGAGAAACGAGATGTGGTGGGCAATGACGTGGCCACCATCCTGGCCCGACGAATTGCAGTCGAGTACAGCGATTCTGAGGATGACTCCTCAGAATTTGATGAGGACGAATGGTTCGACTAA